The following are encoded together in the Paludisphaera mucosa genome:
- a CDS encoding mannose-1-phosphate guanylyltransferase — MLFAIIMAGGSGTRFWPKSRRNRPKQLLNLHGDSTMLQQTVARIAPLVPAERILIITGADQAEATRAQLPQLPASNVIAEPCPRDTAPCVGLAAEIVAARDPRGSMIVMPADHVIGPEAVFLKTVKAAVAVIDAAPSSLVTFGVKPTRPETGYGYIQRGELIETRDGVAVHRVVQFREKPDRDTAEQFLASGSFAWNAGIFLWRAATILQEIRRHKPLLGAALDRVGAAWGTEAGPDVLAAEFPEMERTPIDKAVMEKAADVKVLEVVYDWNDVGDWRSLRPLLPADADGNALQGDVIARDTKNSIIISDDGGLIATIGLDDVVIVQSGGATLVARRDQLDKLKAVVESLNERGHGSYL, encoded by the coding sequence ATGCTCTTCGCGATCATCATGGCGGGTGGAAGCGGGACCCGGTTCTGGCCCAAGAGCCGCCGCAACCGGCCGAAACAGCTGCTGAACCTGCACGGCGACTCCACCATGCTCCAGCAGACGGTGGCCCGGATCGCCCCCCTGGTCCCCGCCGAACGCATCCTCATCATCACCGGGGCCGACCAGGCCGAGGCCACCCGCGCGCAGCTCCCCCAGCTCCCGGCGTCGAACGTCATCGCCGAGCCCTGCCCGCGCGACACGGCGCCCTGCGTCGGCCTGGCCGCCGAGATCGTCGCCGCCCGGGATCCCCGGGGCTCGATGATCGTCATGCCAGCCGACCACGTCATCGGCCCCGAGGCCGTCTTCCTGAAGACCGTCAAGGCGGCCGTCGCCGTCATCGACGCCGCCCCCTCCTCGCTCGTCACCTTCGGCGTCAAGCCGACCCGCCCCGAGACCGGCTACGGCTACATCCAGCGCGGCGAGCTGATCGAGACCCGCGACGGCGTGGCCGTCCACCGCGTCGTCCAGTTCCGCGAGAAGCCCGACCGCGACACGGCCGAGCAGTTCCTGGCCTCGGGCTCGTTCGCCTGGAACGCCGGCATCTTCCTGTGGCGGGCCGCGACGATCCTCCAGGAGATCCGCCGCCACAAGCCGCTCCTGGGCGCGGCGCTCGACCGCGTGGGCGCGGCCTGGGGGACCGAGGCCGGCCCGGACGTCCTCGCCGCCGAGTTCCCGGAGATGGAACGGACACCGATCGACAAGGCCGTCATGGAGAAGGCCGCCGACGTCAAGGTCCTCGAGGTCGTCTACGACTGGAACGACGTCGGCGACTGGCGCTCGCTCCGCCCGCTCCTCCCCGCCGACGCCGACGGCAACGCCCTGCAGGGCGACGTGATCGCCCGCGACACGAAGAATTCCATCATCATCTCCGACGACGGCGGCCTGATCGCGACCATCGGCCTCGACGACGTCGTCATCGTCCAGTCCGGCGGCGCGACGCTCGTGGCCCGCCGCGACCAGCTCGACAAGCTCAAGGCGGTGGTCGAGAGCCTGAACGAACGCGGCCACGGGTCGTACCTCTGA
- a CDS encoding STAS domain-containing protein: MSATQLKHLHLRDVAGVALVGFVDSELIYATDLVLDIGLELKSILKDLNHNKILLDFDAVQYVSSTMLAQLAHLDREIRNAKGQLKICGLGPILRDTFHIGRFDSLFAIYDDEASALKSFH; the protein is encoded by the coding sequence ATGTCCGCCACGCAACTCAAGCATCTGCACCTGCGGGACGTCGCCGGCGTCGCGCTGGTCGGCTTCGTCGATTCCGAGCTGATCTACGCCACCGACCTGGTGCTCGACATCGGGCTCGAGTTGAAGTCCATCCTCAAGGACCTGAACCACAACAAGATCCTGCTGGATTTCGACGCCGTCCAGTACGTCTCCAGCACGATGCTGGCGCAGCTCGCCCACCTCGACCGCGAGATCCGCAACGCCAAGGGCCAGCTCAAGATCTGCGGCCTGGGGCCGATCCTGAGGGATACGTTCCACATCGGCCGGTTCGACTCCCTCTTCGCCATCTACGACGACGAGGCGTCGGCCCTGAAGAGCTTCCACTGA
- a CDS encoding DUF1345 domain-containing protein has product MRMNLLASLKTQPRLVTAVVLGVLLWFVLPGWPPSTRLLAAWDCSTGLYLVLAMGMMARSTIDRIRGRAESQDEGQLVILGLTTVTALVSLGGIMFELATAKSLEGRDSWRHVALAAMTVVLSWTFLHTMFAVHYAHEYYSPEGDGASEGLEFPGDDDPDYWDFMYYAFVIGTACATADVNVASRLMRRLTALHCIIAFFFNTTILALMVNIGAGFF; this is encoded by the coding sequence ATGAGGATGAACCTCCTGGCCTCCCTCAAGACCCAGCCCCGGCTGGTCACGGCGGTCGTGCTGGGCGTACTCCTGTGGTTCGTCCTGCCGGGCTGGCCGCCGTCGACGCGGCTGCTGGCCGCGTGGGACTGCTCGACGGGCCTCTACCTCGTGCTGGCGATGGGGATGATGGCCCGCTCGACCATCGACCGGATCCGCGGCCGGGCCGAGTCGCAGGACGAGGGACAGCTGGTGATCCTGGGGCTCACCACGGTCACGGCGCTGGTCAGCCTGGGCGGCATCATGTTCGAGCTGGCCACGGCCAAGTCGCTCGAAGGCCGCGACTCCTGGCGGCACGTCGCCCTCGCGGCGATGACCGTCGTCCTCTCCTGGACGTTCCTGCACACCATGTTCGCCGTCCACTACGCCCACGAGTATTACAGCCCCGAAGGCGACGGCGCGTCCGAGGGGCTGGAATTCCCCGGCGACGACGACCCCGACTACTGGGACTTCATGTACTACGCGTTCGTCATCGGGACCGCCTGCGCCACCGCCGACGTGAACGTCGCCTCCCGGTTGATGCGCAGGCTGACGGCGCTGCACTGCATCATCGCCTTCTTCTTCAACACCACCATCCTGGCCCTGATGGTCAATATCGGCGCCGGCTTCTTCTGA
- a CDS encoding sialidase family protein: protein MRRSTTIHLLLGAALAGLFGGAGARAGDLRIERIFGPEVKTGPYKHPAGLTELSNGDFYLVYYGGEGEYATDTGVFGSRLKKGETAWTAPKRIAHDPFHSVGNAVVWEAPDGLVWLFYVVRFGDTWSNSRVAAKVSSDTAETWSDSSLLVLEEGTLVRNRPIVLSSGEYLLPLYHETGADTEFTGADTYSFFLRYDPRTKAWTPTGRIISPKGNLQPAPEELSPGNVVAYCRRAGDYKPDTVGYVVRSESRDGGRTWSEGRDSAFPNPNAAVDLLRTRKGNLLLFFNDSMSRRTPLTVALSPDLDRSWPVRRNVVEGEGDFGYPMALQAKDGSIHLVYTSERRSVVNRAIFDEDWIKAAR from the coding sequence ATGCGGCGATCGACGACGATCCATCTGCTCCTCGGCGCGGCGCTGGCGGGGCTGTTCGGCGGGGCCGGGGCCCGCGCGGGCGACCTGCGCATCGAGCGGATTTTCGGGCCCGAGGTCAAGACGGGCCCGTACAAGCACCCCGCCGGGCTCACCGAGCTGTCGAACGGCGACTTCTACCTCGTGTATTACGGCGGCGAGGGCGAGTACGCCACCGACACCGGCGTCTTCGGCTCGCGGCTCAAGAAGGGCGAGACCGCCTGGACGGCCCCGAAGCGGATCGCGCACGACCCCTTCCATTCGGTCGGCAACGCCGTCGTCTGGGAGGCCCCAGACGGCCTGGTCTGGCTCTTCTACGTCGTCCGCTTCGGCGACACCTGGTCGAACTCGCGGGTCGCGGCCAAGGTCTCGTCCGACACCGCCGAGACCTGGTCGGACTCCTCGCTCCTGGTGCTGGAAGAGGGGACCCTCGTCCGCAACCGGCCGATCGTCCTGAGCAGCGGCGAGTATCTGCTGCCGCTCTACCACGAGACCGGCGCCGACACCGAGTTCACCGGCGCGGACACGTACTCGTTCTTCCTGCGCTACGACCCCAGGACGAAGGCCTGGACGCCGACGGGCCGGATCATCTCGCCCAAGGGGAACCTGCAGCCCGCCCCCGAGGAACTGTCGCCGGGGAACGTCGTCGCCTATTGCCGGCGCGCGGGCGACTACAAGCCCGACACCGTCGGGTATGTCGTCCGTTCCGAGTCCCGCGACGGCGGCCGGACCTGGTCCGAGGGCCGCGACTCGGCCTTCCCGAACCCCAACGCGGCCGTCGACCTGCTCAGGACCCGCAAGGGGAACCTGCTCCTGTTCTTCAACGACAGCATGAGCCGGCGCACGCCGCTGACCGTCGCCCTCTCGCCCGACCTGGACCGCTCGTGGCCCGTGCGCCGGAACGTCGTCGAGGGCGAGGGCGACTTCGGCTACCCCATGGCCTTGCAGGCCAAGGACGGCTCCATCCACCTCGTCTACACGTCGGAGCGCCGGTCGGTCGTCAACCGGGCGATCTTCGACGAGGACTGGATCAAGGCGGCCCGCTGA
- a CDS encoding glycosyl hydrolase family 65 protein: MSRRTLLALALALLAGPAASAAGGEPPAPADDFPRFVVPGEDAAMARMQELFRLHHGRAATDCTLWDAWLPHATLWPAVGSPPSSRAARDYYRNAFLTRRIDDEGYVAMQQHRGLAHSDGWPFPTIQQAGGVGWYFSTAGETYLMEYFPTKALANADGWEIRGAVVEGIDPERGLKLRITEDAASIATPAFACKTLVAPYVRLEWGAEGLKADARPSLSWLVQGEADWKADRRIAMAAPPATGAQAFANVPLYRQPGYLDAAALTRVRFQLDAAKGATVTLKSIISAIDTRHPITNINFVRGTSEYFDWTTDLPFLRAIVGRMRGSLRYALREFGVEEHHLVRVPWAGHDGRTGLAFGPGGEKTLLHGTGVGNNYWDLLPFGGDDGLATIYLYDALRLFADVEAAIAAHPEWAIPADGGPFPPEALRTLAAAVKAKFGATFWEAATGRFAGWRDRDGKAYDYGFVFVNTEAVAYGLATDEQARAVFDWLDGRRVVAGDTSQGEDIYHWRFGPRSTTRRNVETYTWVWSNPEGIPWGGQVQDGGAVLGFSYFDVMGRLRTLGPDDAWKRLRTILDWFGEVQSEGGYRAYYAKPGRGTLQGGGPAGGLGLDQEFMESVLVPQVMLYGFLGVEPRPGGLKIDPRLPSTWPSLTITRVQAQGHVLDLAAEPDVVRLTARVVDGSEFSVWLPEGRWEVTSEGAAPRAFTSKGEPQKLKFGEGATYQFRRLKD; encoded by the coding sequence ATGAGCCGCCGAACCCTCCTCGCACTCGCCCTCGCCTTGCTCGCGGGCCCGGCCGCCTCCGCGGCCGGCGGCGAGCCCCCCGCCCCCGCCGACGACTTCCCGCGGTTCGTCGTCCCCGGCGAGGACGCCGCCATGGCGCGGATGCAGGAGCTGTTCCGGCTGCACCACGGCCGGGCGGCCACCGACTGCACCCTCTGGGACGCCTGGCTGCCGCACGCGACGCTCTGGCCGGCCGTCGGGTCGCCCCCCTCGTCGCGGGCGGCGCGCGACTATTACCGCAACGCCTTCCTGACCCGGCGGATCGACGACGAGGGCTACGTCGCGATGCAGCAGCACCGCGGCCTGGCGCACAGCGACGGCTGGCCTTTCCCCACGATTCAGCAGGCCGGCGGCGTCGGCTGGTACTTCTCGACGGCCGGCGAGACCTACCTGATGGAGTACTTCCCGACGAAGGCCCTGGCGAACGCCGACGGCTGGGAGATCCGCGGCGCGGTCGTCGAGGGGATCGACCCCGAGCGCGGGCTCAAACTCCGGATCACCGAGGACGCCGCCTCGATCGCCACGCCCGCGTTCGCCTGCAAGACGCTCGTCGCCCCCTACGTCCGCCTGGAATGGGGCGCAGAAGGCCTCAAGGCCGACGCCCGGCCGTCGCTCTCGTGGCTCGTCCAGGGCGAGGCCGACTGGAAGGCCGACCGCCGCATCGCGATGGCCGCCCCCCCGGCCACGGGCGCCCAGGCCTTCGCGAACGTGCCGCTCTACCGCCAGCCGGGCTACCTGGACGCGGCCGCCCTGACCCGCGTCCGGTTCCAGCTCGACGCGGCGAAGGGGGCGACCGTGACCCTCAAGTCGATCATCTCGGCGATCGACACCCGGCATCCGATCACCAACATCAACTTCGTCCGCGGGACGTCCGAGTACTTCGACTGGACGACCGACCTGCCCTTCCTGAGGGCGATCGTCGGCCGGATGCGCGGGTCGCTGCGGTACGCGCTCCGGGAGTTCGGCGTCGAGGAGCACCACCTGGTCCGCGTCCCCTGGGCCGGCCACGACGGCCGGACGGGGCTGGCGTTCGGGCCCGGCGGCGAGAAGACGCTGCTGCACGGCACGGGGGTCGGCAACAACTACTGGGACCTGCTCCCCTTCGGCGGCGACGACGGCCTGGCCACCATCTACCTGTACGACGCCCTCCGCCTCTTCGCCGACGTCGAGGCCGCGATCGCCGCCCATCCCGAGTGGGCGATCCCGGCCGACGGCGGACCCTTCCCGCCCGAGGCCCTGCGGACGCTCGCCGCGGCGGTGAAGGCGAAGTTCGGCGCGACCTTCTGGGAGGCCGCGACGGGCCGGTTCGCCGGCTGGCGAGACCGCGACGGCAAGGCGTACGACTACGGCTTCGTGTTCGTGAACACCGAGGCCGTCGCCTACGGCCTGGCGACCGACGAGCAGGCCCGCGCGGTCTTCGACTGGCTCGACGGCCGCCGCGTCGTCGCCGGCGACACGTCGCAGGGCGAGGATATCTACCATTGGCGGTTCGGCCCCCGATCGACGACCCGCCGCAACGTCGAGACGTACACCTGGGTCTGGTCGAACCCCGAGGGAATCCCCTGGGGCGGGCAGGTCCAGGACGGCGGCGCGGTCCTCGGCTTCTCGTACTTCGACGTCATGGGCAGGCTCCGCACGCTGGGCCCCGACGACGCCTGGAAGCGGCTGCGGACGATCCTCGACTGGTTCGGAGAGGTCCAGTCCGAAGGGGGCTATCGCGCCTACTACGCCAAGCCCGGCCGGGGGACGCTCCAGGGGGGCGGGCCGGCGGGGGGCCTCGGCCTCGACCAGGAATTCATGGAGAGCGTGCTCGTGCCCCAGGTCATGCTCTACGGCTTCCTCGGCGTCGAGCCCAGGCCCGGCGGGCTGAAGATCGACCCCAGGCTGCCGTCGACCTGGCCATCGCTGACCATCACCCGCGTCCAGGCCCAGGGCCACGTCCTCGACCTCGCCGCCGAGCCCGACGTCGTCCGCCTCACCGCCCGCGTCGTCGACGGCTCCGAGTTCTCGGTCTGGCTCCCCGAAGGCCGTTGGGAAGTGACCTCCGAAGGAGCCGCGCCCCGCGCTTTCACCTCGAAAGGCGAGCCGCAGAAGCTCAAGTTCGGCGAAGGTGCGACCTACCAGTTCCGCCGCCTGAAGGACTGA
- a CDS encoding endonuclease/exonuclease/phosphatase family protein, whose protein sequence is MRRLRLLPPILAALLAAPSSARGEDGARVVRVLTWNIWRGGERAMDEAAAEAKLAKQKRVADVIRASGADVVAMVETYGSGEAIARELGFHFRPRGTNVSLLSRWPIGRDLSVYKPFHCVGAMIEPPGGPPIAVYSVWIHYVDDVWTDPKSRDGRSAEKLVADDGASRVVEVRAILDGVAEKTAEAPGVATIVAGDFNSNSHLDYAETARDQYGMVVPWPVTKAVADAGFRDAYRVCNPAVDRAKDRTWSPRFPEQIQDRIDFVFWKGDAIFPLSARRIDQSEGAWPSDHAAVLVEFERR, encoded by the coding sequence ATGCGCAGACTCCGCCTCCTGCCCCCGATCCTCGCGGCCTTGCTCGCGGCCCCCTCGTCGGCCCGCGGCGAGGACGGCGCGCGCGTGGTCCGCGTCCTGACCTGGAACATCTGGCGCGGCGGCGAGCGGGCCATGGACGAGGCGGCGGCCGAGGCGAAGCTCGCCAAGCAGAAGCGCGTGGCGGACGTCATCCGGGCGAGCGGGGCCGACGTGGTGGCAATGGTCGAGACCTACGGCAGCGGCGAGGCGATCGCCCGCGAGCTGGGGTTCCACTTCCGGCCCCGGGGGACGAACGTCTCGCTCCTCAGCCGCTGGCCGATCGGCCGCGACCTCTCGGTGTATAAGCCGTTCCACTGCGTCGGCGCGATGATCGAGCCCCCGGGCGGGCCGCCGATCGCCGTCTACTCGGTCTGGATCCACTACGTCGACGACGTCTGGACCGATCCGAAATCGCGCGACGGCCGCTCGGCCGAGAAGCTCGTCGCCGACGACGGCGCGAGCCGGGTCGTCGAGGTCCGCGCGATCCTCGACGGGGTCGCCGAGAAGACGGCCGAAGCGCCGGGCGTCGCGACGATCGTGGCCGGCGACTTCAACAGCAACTCGCACCTGGACTACGCCGAGACTGCGCGCGACCAGTACGGGATGGTCGTCCCCTGGCCGGTGACGAAGGCGGTCGCCGACGCGGGGTTCCGGGACGCCTACCGCGTCTGCAACCCGGCGGTCGATCGCGCGAAGGATCGCACCTGGTCGCCCCGGTTCCCGGAGCAGATCCAGGATCGGATCGACTTCGTGTTCTGGAAGGGGGACGCGATCTTCCCCCTCTCGGCCAGGCGGATCGACCAGTCGGAGGGGGCCTGGCCCTCGGACCACGCGGCCGTCCTGGTCGAGTTCGAACGCCGCTGA
- a CDS encoding TIGR03067 domain-containing protein: MLLSLLLAAAGAGLIQDDRPTETELRRARQLLAGAWTIVAATDDGDEIGLDLVRRRMVKDGRVVVTSRTITHVIPDTGEKQVVGFTLNPGKQPREINLISSDERTMPGIYKIEGEQLWVCFTDGRDPVRPTEFESKVGSSRILLRLDHASGPAATVAAAELEETVDVKDEVPVPATPAAPGRNRATPAEIARDRGIMAGLWDIVSIRDDGESLGASLIRQKIAENGRVRIGSRGVSVVSPLNDAKRLWAYRLDPATTPKEIDLVTETDSILKGIYTFDDDKLLVCVAKTEDMGRPATFEAPTGSGHILYTMRTVKPERVAAPAPIAATPAAPTPTPAELKAMREEQIREMLAGSWSITDSRGTLVTVLRPDGTFSSTRTLSRPRLFSPSVISYGGAWTYADGVFSGRVSGTNDPNMLGYSYVNRLQSISPTSMVMGGGGGALKTYRKL, from the coding sequence ATGTTGCTTTCGCTCTTGCTGGCGGCCGCCGGGGCCGGTCTGATCCAGGACGATCGGCCGACCGAGACGGAGTTGCGGAGGGCCCGCCAACTGCTCGCCGGGGCCTGGACGATCGTCGCCGCGACCGACGACGGCGACGAGATCGGCCTGGACCTGGTCCGCCGGCGGATGGTCAAGGACGGTCGGGTCGTCGTCACCTCGCGGACGATCACGCACGTCATCCCCGACACCGGCGAGAAGCAGGTGGTCGGCTTCACGCTCAACCCGGGCAAGCAGCCGCGCGAGATCAACCTGATCTCGTCCGACGAGCGGACGATGCCGGGCATCTACAAGATCGAGGGCGAGCAGCTCTGGGTCTGCTTCACCGACGGCCGCGACCCCGTCCGGCCGACCGAGTTCGAGTCGAAGGTCGGCTCGTCGCGGATCCTCCTGCGGCTCGACCACGCCTCCGGGCCCGCGGCGACCGTCGCGGCGGCGGAGCTGGAAGAGACCGTCGACGTCAAGGACGAGGTCCCCGTCCCGGCGACCCCGGCGGCGCCCGGCCGCAACCGGGCCACGCCGGCCGAGATCGCCCGCGACCGCGGGATCATGGCGGGCCTGTGGGACATCGTCTCGATCCGCGACGACGGCGAGTCGCTGGGCGCGTCGCTGATCCGCCAGAAGATCGCCGAGAACGGCCGCGTGCGGATCGGCTCGCGGGGCGTCTCGGTCGTCTCGCCCCTCAACGACGCCAAGCGGCTCTGGGCCTACCGGCTCGACCCGGCGACCACCCCCAAGGAGATCGACCTCGTCACCGAGACCGACTCGATCCTCAAGGGGATCTACACCTTCGACGACGACAAGCTCCTGGTCTGCGTCGCGAAGACGGAGGACATGGGGCGCCCCGCCACGTTCGAGGCCCCGACGGGCTCGGGGCACATCCTCTACACCATGAGGACCGTGAAGCCCGAACGCGTCGCCGCCCCGGCCCCGATCGCCGCGACCCCCGCGGCCCCGACGCCCACGCCGGCGGAGCTGAAGGCGATGCGCGAGGAGCAGATCCGCGAGATGCTCGCCGGCTCGTGGTCGATCACCGACTCGCGCGGGACCCTGGTGACCGTCCTCCGCCCCGACGGCACGTTCTCGTCGACCCGCACGCTCTCGCGGCCCCGGCTGTTCTCGCCGTCGGTCATCTCGTACGGCGGCGCCTGGACCTACGCCGACGGCGTCTTCTCGGGCCGGGTCTCGGGCACGAACGACCCGAACATGCTCGGATACTCGTACGTCAACCGGCTCCAGTCGATCAGCCCGACGTCGATGGTCATGGGCGGCGGCGGCGGGGCGCTCAAGACCTACCGGAAGCTCTGA